The genomic region CCAGCGGCGCTTTAAGCGCCACTCTCGTCAAATCCGAAAAAAAACTCCCCTTCGGCACAATCGGCAACCGACACCTATTCACAGCGGCACCTCGGGGACGTCGAGTTTGCGCCAAGAGGGTGTGCGCTGGGAATGCAACATCATCGATCGACGGGCTCACCCCGGTCAACAACGCCGGTTATAACCCTGCCACCTAACGTGGCCACGCCATGATAGCAATTGGCAACCGGGAAACGCTCGTCGAACGATCGCCAGGGCACGGTTCACACAGGAGGGGAATTATGCGACGTGTTTTATGGACGGCGGCGCTGGTCAGCAGCGCCTTGTTTGCCGGCATGGTTCGGGCCGGTGATCAAGAGACTTCGCAGCAAATTGCGGACAGTCTCAAAAGTCATTTGAAAAATTACAGCGTGGCGGTGAAGGTGCAAGATGGCACCGCATGGCTGAACGGTTTTGTGGCCAATCCGAAGCAAATGAGCGTGGCCGTCGAAACCGCCCAACAAACGCCCGGCGTGGAGCGCGTGGTCAATAACCTGACCATCGGCAGTGCGGCGGCAGCATCGCCTGCTTCCAATCTGCAACAGCCCGGCAACGTGGCCAGCGGCGCTGGCGCCGCCAGTACCGCACAGCAAGCCGTGCAGCAAACGGTTGACACGAGCAGGTTGAACGAATTTCATCCTTCGTCGCCTTATCGCCAACAGGTGATTCAAGCCACGTTGGATTTGCCGGAGGAAGCTAAGCAGCAGTTGCTGGTGGCGGGACCCATTCCCGAAACGGAAGACGAGTCGGCCAGTTTCAGCAGCCAATCTGCACAGAATCTAAAAACTTCTCCGGCGCACGCTGCCCAAGAAAACGGTGCGGCGTCCATGGCGAGCGGTCAACCCTATCGGGCCAATGGCCAGACAGCGCCGGGTTACTTTCCGGGAAATGCGGGCAATGGCTCGATGAATGGTGCGTACAACCAGGGAAATCAGATGGCATATAACAATTCGAATGCGGCGTATTATGCGCCCGGTCCTGGCGGCATGGCTCCTAATGCCAGTGGCCCGATGCGGCCCACCATGCAGTCGGTTCCATTGCCGATTGGCGCCGCCAATCCCACGCAATACCGGAATGCTGCGATGCAAAACGGCGGCACTGGTGGAGGTGGCGAAGGAATTTCTCCGCCGCAACCCGTCCCTTCCATGCAGCCGATGGGTCCGGGTGCGCCGGCCCCGTATCATTTCGATC from Pirellulales bacterium harbors:
- a CDS encoding BON domain-containing protein, which produces MRRVLWTAALVSSALFAGMVRAGDQETSQQIADSLKSHLKNYSVAVKVQDGTAWLNGFVANPKQMSVAVETAQQTPGVERVVNNLTIGSAAAASPASNLQQPGNVASGAGAASTAQQAVQQTVDTSRLNEFHPSSPYRQQVIQATLDLPEEAKQQLLVAGPIPETEDESASFSSQSAQNLKTSPAHAAQENGAASMASGQPYRANGQTAPGYFPGNAGNGSMNGAYNQGNQMAYNNSNAAYYAPGPGGMAPNASGPMRPTMQSVPLPIGAANPTQYRNAAMQNGGTGGGGEGISPPQPVPSMQPMGPGAPAPYHFDHPQMPGYAWPSYAAYPNYAAVTYPKQYSPTAWPYIGPFYPYPQVPLG